In Capricornis sumatraensis isolate serow.1 chromosome 2, serow.2, whole genome shotgun sequence, the DNA window AGTTGAATAAATGGAAAAGGGAATAAATAAGGAAGAAGGCTGGAGGTGTCAGAAGTGAAATGGTAGTCAACAAGGAAAGAGTCAGATGCATAGTAAGGGTCATACAGAAGGCTCAAGAATCAGCAACTAATCAAATTTTAGTCTGCCACtaatatttggcaataaaaaaatataacagaAGCAAATGCAGCAAAATATCCTACTTGTTAAATCTTGGTAAGGAATATAGGGTGTTTGTAatactattttttataatttggTGTGTTTGaagtattttgtttaaaaaagaacaaaagaacagcaatctcagatttccctggtggttcagtggtcaagaatccacttgtcaaggtgggagacacgagttcaatccctggtcccagaagattccacatgccacagggcaactaagtctgtaTTCCAaaagtactgaagcccatgctccacaagagaagccactgcactaAGGAGCCCgagcactacaactagagaaagcctgggagcagcagcaaagacacagtaaaaaaaaaagcccacagcCAAAAatcctgaataaataaataaatcttaaaagaacAGCAACCTCATAATGATAATACCCTATCAAAATGCATGTAGCAAATCAGCCTCATTCAAATCCCTTCACTTTGATAGGTTCTGAGCCCCCTCTTTCATCAGCAGAGCAGTTATAGTTTATTGCCATACACAGACGGATCAATCCCTTGGAGAGAACCTGTGGAAATATgcatgaaaagacagaaaatagtcATGTCACTAGGCTCTGCACTCCTGCTCCTGAGATCTtatccaaaaagaaatgataattcaaaagaaaaaaggccTGGGGAATATGTGGATAAAAATTTTAGGGACAAATTTGTTATAACTATGAAAAATTAGGAATAACTTgaggacctgcatacagatttctcaagaggcaggtcaggtggtctggtattcccatctctttcagagttttccacagtttattatgatccacacagtcaaaggctttggcatagccaataaagcagaaataggtgtttttctggaattctcttgctttttcgatgatacagcacatgttggcaatttgatctcttgttcctctgccttttctaaaaccagcttcaacatctgaaagttcacggttcacgtattgttcacgtattaggacttccctggggactcagacgGTAAGAGcgcctgcctacaatgtgggagacccaggttcaatccctgggttgggaagatcccctggagaaggaaatggcaacccactccagtactcttgcctggaaaatcccatgggtggaggaggctagtaggctacagtccatgaggtcgcagagtcagacacaactgaacaacttcgcTCACTTGAGGTCACCATGGGGAAGAACTTACCACTGCTCCCAGCCTGGTGACACCACTCTCATCTTTGCTGGGATCACTCTGGTAGCTTCCAGCTGATCTCTCTGCTTCCACCCTATATATCTATAATTTATTCTCTACTCAGCCACCAGAGTGAGtctttgaaaaggaaataaaatcacttcCCCACTTCAAAATGTTCTCACCACCTTTGCTACTACCAGCCCCATTCAGAGCCACCACCTTCCGGGCCAGATGATGGAGATAGCTCCCTATCTGGTCTCCCCTCTCCCATCTTCCTGCCCCTCAAGGCAACAGTGAAAGTGTTCCTTTTTCAAATTGTAAATCGGATCATATCACTCCTCTGTGCAGAACCCTCCAGTGGCTTCCCGTCTGACTCAGAGTATGCCCATATGACTCAGAGCAAAGTCAAAGTAAACTTTTACAGTGGCACACAAGGACTTTATCCCCTCCCCAGTCACACTGGATCCTCTTCATTGACTGTTTCTCTTCTCAATGTATTCTTTCTCCGTGTGTCTACATGGCTCATTCCCTCAGTTCCATGAAGTAGTAATTCCAATCTCCCTTTCTCAATAAGGTCTTCATTAACCAGCCGATTTAAAATTTTACTGCTCCAGACACCCTCATCCTATTGCCCTGTCTTACAATTTCTCTTAGTATTCATTATCTTCTAACATAGTAAATAACTTACACAATGttttttgaatgtctgtttgccTTGCCCCAAACACACATACGCTAGAATTTAAACTCCAGGAGGAAAGGAATTGTTATCTATTTCGTTCACAGCTGTTTCCCCAGCACCTAGAGCAGTCAGTCTTTGGCACATAGCtgatattcagtaaatgtttgagaAACGAAAGAACAAATGGTTTAGTAAATTGGATTATATCAAGCAGATGGAAGATTAAGCAATCAGAAAAAATACTATGTATCAATATGGAAAAAGACATGTGATATAATGTTAATGTTAAAAATAGAACCGCTGTGTTGCGATCAAATATAGCTTGGTGTGGCTTTGGCAATGTTGTTCTTTTCtgattcctttccttcctcttcccttaATTGTTGGGGTTCAAAATTTAGTTTTGGTCCTGTTATCATTTTTACCTACCCTCTAGCTTCAAGTACCATCTACTTTATTTCCAGTTTACTTAGCATGTTGTCCAAACAACCCTCTTGTGCGCAGGACTCTGTTGTGAGCTTTTCATCCACCCAGATTTTTACTGGGTATATACACCTCTGTCAGTAGCTGGAATACCATTCTGAGAATAGTGATTTGTTCATCAGGCTCCCCAGTACAACGGTAGAATGGTTACAAAATAAGATACCTAGAACATATTAGTAAGGACTAAATACATGTTTTCGTGGTGTAAGATAATGATAAATTGGCTGTGTACTGTGTGCCCAGAACCTGTAAGAACCTAACAGATACcacatcatttaattttcacagagGCCCTGTGAGAGGTATGAAGTAGAAAAACCTTCATTATACGGatgaataaatgaggaaacatgtTGATAATAAAGTGACCAAAAAGAATGCAGACGTTAAATTCAGTGTTAAAGTGTTGGGACTGTTAGTTATTGTAGGCGATTGTTCTCTTTCATAAATGTAATACTGTTGATAGGCTGTGTACATGCGTCTCGGGTATGTTATGTGTACGCACGCATGTCAGTGTCTGACCAAATTGTTTTAAAACGAGGGAGCAAGCAGCAACAGAAGTCGTTGGATAGGGTCTGGGAAAAAGGGAGGAACCATAAAGTACAGATAAGCATTGACCCGACTCCACCTGCGAACTGTCTGCGCAGGCGGCGACCGCAGGCAGGCAGAGCAGCTACGTACCCAACCCACGGAAACGATTTCCTACGGGGAGGCCACCCCGCTGCCACACGCTGACGCTCAGGAGGCTGTGGGCGGAGCCACTCCTGAAAGGCTCCGGCAGGGGGCGGGGACAAGGGTGTCCCGCAGGCTGGCTCTGATTGGCTGCTGTAGAGACTGGGCGGGTTCTCCCGGCGGCCCACCGAGGGGCGGTGCCTGCTCCTGGGCCTCCGGGAGAGAGAAGGATCCGGGGCCCCGAACTCCGCTTGTGGACAAGTCTGATTCGCCCTCGGCTCTGCCGGAGGCGGCACAGTTTGACTTACTAGTCCATCGGTCCTCGACGGGGCAGCCCTCTCCCTCCCGACCCTCTCCGCCTCCCTTCTGCCCCTTCATTCGAAGGCCGAAGCCCGCAGCCTGGGCGGGGCGGCGCAGCCGGAGCTCCTGGACCCGGAAGAAGCGCCATCTCCCGCCTCCGCCATGGAGCCCACCGCGCCGTCCCTCACCGAGGAGGACCTGACTGAAGTGAAGAAGGACGTGAGTAGCACAACCTTGCCCAGGTGCCGTCGCGGGCtaggggcgggcgggggcgggctgCAGTTCTGCGGGCTAGGAAAGCGGAAACCCAGTGTCCTCGTCCGAGTCGGAATTGGAGGAGGAGCAGCCCGGGGTCGGAGAAGCGGAACGTCCGAGAACCGCAGGACCGCGACGAGCCCTGCATGCGAGGAACCTTGGTGGAAGTGACCTGCCCCCAGCTGACCTGTTAATCCACGTTTTAAATCAATAAAAGCAGGGCTTGGGTTTTTGAAACCTTGTTCAGTGGAGCGTTTCTTCACAGTCAGCTTCTTGCCCACTCTTCACTCATCCCCTGGTGATTTCACCCCAGATGCGCTTTGGAGCAGCGTTGCTAGGGATCGAAGACTCAAGTTCATCCTTGAGTCGGACTGCCTTGGCTGCTGCTCGACCTGGAGCAAAAGCTGGACTAGATAGAGCATCCCAAGCAGCGGAGCAAATACGAGAAACTTGCAGAAGGGGTTGGGGGAAGCTCGACAGCTGAAAGCACTACCTGGAATTCCCCTACTAAGGAAACACCCACGTATTTAAAttgaaggggtggggtgggggtgggggggagaataAAAGAAGTCGAGAATTAATGTACAGGTAAACGTTGGAGATACTCAGTAGCTAAATTATGGTCTTCTGCTTGGATGGTGAAGTGCACAGATCTTAGTATTTATTCGTAGAGAATGAGTTTATTGAGGTCTGacctgtttctcttttcctttgctttttgtaacGTGTTTTGCCACATGAAACTTCTCTGACAACCATCAAAATGCTTtatattcaaattaaaaacaacatgAACATTAACTGTGTTCTGGCTTACCGCTGCAATACTTACACAAAATCATCTTTGTGAACTAGACAGAACAACagcattttaaatgtttgtttgcttttccctcACCTGTAAGGTTTATTGTGCTGTACTCATAATTACAGTGAGTAATTACAGAATTACTGTGAGCAATTCTGATAATGAATTAGCAGAAGGAAACTGGTTATGACTGGGAcgtgtgccttagtttcctccttCAACAGATAGTTGTGGAGCACTTATTTTATGGAAAGTACTGTTCTTAGGCCTGGgaagatacaaaaagaaaaaaaaagtcacccctGCTTTATATTCTAGTTAAGACTGGGATATTGATAGCTACTAAAGAACAAAAGAGTGTTGTGTTATTCAAGATTTGTGCCAGTAAAAACATGAACTTCAAGACCTAGGCTTGCTGTGTCTCACAGTTGACAATATCCCCAACAACCTCTCAGGCAGATAattgtctttcccattttatagttGATAAGACAGGTAGTGAGAGGTTCAAGTGAAAAGATATAAAACGTACATTAAAAACCTATACATATAAAACCTGTACAGATGTGAAGGGAGGCTTCCAGGcctttattttttcccatctgtTCATTGATTCTTTTGATCTTCATGACTTCAATTTACAGCTGTATCAGAAATTTATAAGCTTGGGGAATCATGAACAGGTTTCAGGACatctatgaaaaacagtatgtgcacattttttttttagaaattgtgTTCATGATATTTTCAAAATGGTTTGTGACCTTAGAAGTTTTCACATATTTGGACTTCCTTCCTTCTCATCTCTAAGTGCTTATTTCCAAATATCTACTGGAAGTCCACTTTTATATCCTTCAGACTCCTCACTTTGtctaaaattgaattttttataatCCCTCCCCCAAAGCCACTTGCTGTTTCTACTATATTCTCTCTCTTGGTGACTAGTGTACAGTTCTCCTTCTGTATCCATGGGGGATTGACTGCTGATACCAAATTCATGGATACTCAAGTCCCTTTTATAAAATGGTGTAATATTTGCATGTCACGTACATACATCTGCCCATATACTCTGAattatctctagattacttacaatacctagtataatgtaaatgctatgtaaacagtTGACCCacacagcaaattcaagttttgctttttgaaacttctggaaatttttttttccccaaatatttttgatccattCTTGGTTGAATCTGAGGGTGCAGAATCTGCAGATATAGAGGACTTATCCACATGGAAactcccatttctttcttttcttttttcttcccaggCTACCACTTCTTTACTATATCGCTTCTCCCTGTGTACCTCATCTAGTTATTTCTCTCATCTTTGAATTTAGTTCAGTTTCATAAATATGGACTACACACTACTGTGAGGCTGATCCTGCTATTGATTCtaacagtttaaaaattaaaaacgaaGACAAAATTCTAGTTTGAGAACAGCTCAACttcttggggcaggaggagacatgTAAAATGATGATTGCAAATCACAAAATAACGATGAATTTTTACATTCATCCAAAACATTATCTACTTGGCACTCTGCGAAGTGTAGGATTTACAGAGTTGAACAAAATGTTCCTGGTTCTTGCGTGCTTTTAACATGTGAgttcttagggttgaaaacaaatgTATAATTTCAAATTATGGTAAGTACTGTAAAGGAGATGAACAGGTGCTGAGACAATAACAGGATAAGAGGAGAAATTACTTGAGATAGGATGTTCAGGGAAGGTTATATTAAAACTGATTCCTGAAGGATATGACCGAACTGGGGAAGAACATTCTAGACAGAATAGAATTTGCAGAGGATCTAATGCAGGCAAGCTGTTGAGTGCCTTGAGGTGAAGTTAGGATGGTAGGCTAGAGCCAGATTATAAAGGGTCTTATAGATGGTAGTAAAGTGGAATTTTCTTCCCAAGTGTAATAGAGACCTATTGAAGAATTTCCTCTGCCTAATGTATGGACTGGGGTGAGCAAAAGTGAGAAGAAGGCAGCTAATGAGGAGATTCTTGAACTTTATAGaggtgagagatgatggtgaTTTGGATCAGGGTACAGGTAGTGGAGATGGATGGAACAGGAGAATtccagacattttttaaaatagtagtaATAAGACTTGGTGATGATTTGAATGTATGTGCTGAGGAAGATAAATATCAGCAAGATTTGGTGGGTGGGTGGAAACGGAAAAGTCAAGGGTGGATTGAAGATTTATAGCTTGTTGAATAGATGGTGGTACTCCCAAGTGAGTTTACAATGTCAGAGGAAAAGGACAGGAGAAGATAAATTTGTTTTTGGACATGTTGAATTTCAAGTACCATTGGGATCTCTAGGGAGAGAGTCTCGATCACATAGCAAAATTTAGGGAAGCACATGAGGTTTTCCAAGAAGTTcatcttttaaatctatttttctctctcctcatccTGTCAGCTGAAATTCATGCACTCAGCATAATATATGTAAGATATGGCAGCAGTTGTCTAGTCCACTCTGACCCCAATTTTTGCTTCCGCCAGCCCTCTGTAAAACTTTTCTTATGGCTTCTTATTTATAAGCCTTTGATGAGGTTTTGGCTACAGGGAAATGTAATTTCCCCTACTACATACCTTTCATGCCTCTCGCTCAGGTGTGGCCTCTGTAAATTTCCCAGGTCCTAGAGGCAGAATAAATTGCCTCTTCTATGCTTCTCCACTACTTGacctatatcttttttttttctgggtcatATTCCATTATCTCATAATTACTAACTTGAGTTAATAATGTATTCTTCAACTGGACTATGTGCCCTTTAATGCAGAATTTAAGTCTTGTTCATCTTTGCATATCCACTGTCAGCACTTGGCATGTTAGGCATTTAGATATGTGAAATGTGTCTtgtgtgaataaataaatgtgagaaTTTAGTGGACTGAGAACTCTAGGAAACCCTTCACCTAAGCTACTTTTCTGCCACCATATACTGGAGTATTTTGAAGATTTTCCATTGCCTTTAGTTCATCTTTGTCAGTGCAAATCAAATTAGTCATGATTGGCACCATCACTAACATTTACTTATCACTTATATGTACCAAGCACTTTTCCAAGTACTTTACACATGTTAAGTATTACATATCTCATTAcactcagatgaggaaactgaggtccaaaggAGTGGAGTTACCGAGATCACATATCTAGTAAATGAAGGAGCTGTGTAATACAGCTGCTCACATCAAATTATTAATACCATTTATGGAGACCCAGATCGTTTTTGGCTAATTAAGCCTCACTAGGCACttgtcatggagaaggaaatggcaacccattccagtgttcttgcctggagaatcccagggacgagggagtccggtgggctgccgtctgtggggtcgcacaaagtcggccaccactgaagcgacttagcagcagcaggcacttgtcaggtgtgcatgcatgctaagttgctttactcttttctgactctctgagaccctatggactgtagccctccaggctcctctgtccgtgggattctccaggcaagaatactggagtgagttgccatgctctcctccaggggatctttccaaacccagggatcaaacccatgtctctagggtctgaattggcaggcaagttctctaccacaagcaccacctgggaagcccttgtcagGTGTAGGCCTGTTtatgtgatttctttttctgtatttctttaggttttttttccccaacatccACTGTTTCTTTCCTCCCATACCTTTCTACCTCCCAAGACTAAGTTAGATTATTGTCTTGCCAACTGACTCCAAAGACAGACACATTATGGTCCCCTTTAGTTTaggctctttctttttctttctctctctctctctctcggggTTTTACTCTAGAAAGATGCAaaattaataatgagaaagttaTAAACCATGAGACCTCCCTAAGTTATCCTCTCATCCTGACTAATCATAGATTCCTTACTAAATGGAAACTAAAATGTCCAGTAACCTCTGCTCTCATCTTTACCTCTGAAGGCCCTCAGCATACCTCTCATTTCCACAGACCCAAGATCGCTAGAAGAGACTGGCCCCCTCCTCACAATAGTTTGATCTTGGCTTATAGTTGTGGAGATGAGATCAGAGCAGGACGGAAGCAGTGAGGAATATCTACTCGGAgaacttctctttcctccttcatcttttttttaatgtatataattttttttaatttatttttgtgctgggtcttctttgttgCACAGGCTTTTTTCATGTTGCCCCAAGTGGAGagctactgtctagttgtggtgcacagacttttcattgtggtagcttctcttgttagggagcatgggctctggagttgcggcacgtgggctcagtagttgtagctcccaggctctggagcacaggctcaagagttgtgatgcacgggcttagttgctccacagaatgtggaatcctcccggaccagggatcgaacctgtatctcctgcattagcaggcagactcttcaccactgagccaccagggaaaccctgttcaCTCATCTTAATAGCATGCCTTTAGTAGGGCtgagcttcctgacttcaggatGTTTTCTCTTACCAGTCAGATTCCTAACTTACCATCAGTCACCTGTATGACTTAGGTGTTACATTAagccatattttatttctttcaggctTTAGAAAATTTGCGTGTATACCTGTGTGAAAAAATCATAGCTGAGAGACATTTTGATCATCTACGAGCAAAAAAAATACTCAGTAGAGAAGACACTGAAGAAATTTCTTGCCGAACGTCAAGTAGAAAAAGGGCTGGAAAACTGTTAGACTACTTACAAGAAAACCCCAAAGGACTGGATACCCTGGTCGAATCTATTCGACGAGAAAAAACACAGAACTTCCTTATACAGAAGATTACAGATGAAGTGCTGAAACTTAGGAATATAAAACTAGAGCATCTGAAAGGTAAGATATCTTAGGTATCCAAAAGTTCATTTAAATGTAACAATGCTTTTGTAAGTAGAATGAAgaacagaaaacccagaaatgaccatttttgcttttatttaaaaagttcaaGCTTCAGCATTACATTTGATTTGTATCTTTTTAACCTTATTTGATTTCATTACATTGGAAAAGTGAAGTATCGCTCAGTGTTCTGTATTTCTGTTCATTAACACTACATTTTGGAGAatgcagtggcaacccactccagtgttcttgcctggagaatcccagggatggggaagcctgatgggctgccgtctatgaggtcacacagagtcagacacaactgaagtgacttagcagcagcagcaaccctataTTTATAGAAAACAACCATAATGAAATTGCAGTATTTCATAGAAACACAGGAGTTTGTTTCTAAAGTTAGTAGAATGCAAGATTAATCTGTTAAAAAGTAACCCCTGAAAATGCAGATCATAAATATAAAGAACAGTGTATAGGTAAATTTTACGTTTGATAAACTCTGGTGGTTTTTCTTCCACCAGTTGATCATACAATAAAATAGTTGGCCTATGTTGATAAGGCTCATGTTGTATAAATTATATGTGACTTTAAACACTAGAATCACACTCAGTCTGGTGAGATGAGAGAGGTATGAAACTGATACTGATTAAGGGAGGAGCACGTTTACCCCTTCTGTTTCACCCTTGCCCTGGAGCACACACTCACTGATTGGAATGCTGTATAGAATTGTCTGCACAATTTAAATTCCCCTCTCCCCCAAATCccccattttttccccctgtctctctctacGTAGCACTTAAGATAGATGTGAGTGTGATAACAGCTCTATTCCAGCTCTTTTAAGCACTAGGGAAACAGAAACGGGTAATTTAACTTTACCTTACAGAACTCAGTCTATAAGTCTGAGGCTGGAACACACGTGAAGTTTCCCCGTGaaacatatttaagaaaatagtttCTCTTCCATGGGACAGAAATGCTGACTGTATTGTGAAGTTGAAaaactaatggaaaaaaaaaatgacatacagATGTGCTTTACAGACTTTGAAGGTGTTATACCAAATCTGTCAACTCAGAAACTTTCTGTGCCTGTACACAGTTGGGTTGAATATTTGCTAAGCCTAACAGAAAGATAAatgcatttgtatttatttccacCATGAGGCTAATTGTTGACTATATCCTTTGGATATGACAGAATTTTTTTGTTCAGAACAACCACTGCTCTTTAAGTAAAATGGTAGGTTgagcatcagaatattttttgTGTAATGTGaagaggagacttgggttctaggTGTCACCTTAGCAGGAAGTAATCCTGGAATGTTGGGCATGACTTCAGTGTTCTGGGCCTCGGTCTTCTCATAGTGTCTCTCATAGTGAGAGGCTATCCCAGATGCTCTCCAGAATCCGTTCCACTTCTAATACTCCATGATTCAGGAATTGAAAGTACTTAACTTATAGAATTTTAGGATATATccagttttaattttgtttttattgggtaatggtgtgtgtgtgtgtgtgtgtgtatactagaatgcctaaaaatattttttagttataAAAGCTATTTCTTATTCTATGATTAATTTTAGGagctactttattttttcaggtccTTCAATGGTTAAGTTTAAGTACAGaaattaaatgtgaattttagCATGTCATGTAGCTTCCTTGAGATTATTCACTTGtctcaaaaatgtaaaaagcagTATACTTCATGATTGTCAAGAGCAGATAAAATGTGAAATGGATTATGACAATTTATAAACTCCTGTTTAAAtttgtataatctttaaaaagttcCAAGATGGGTGTGGATTCACATTTGCTAGTTACTTCTTATTTACCTCTGAATAATTGTATTGTAGGACTGAAATGTAGCAGCTGTGAGCCTTTTCCTGATGGAGCCACGAATAACCTTTCTAGATCAAATTCAGATGAGAGTAATTTCTCTGAGAAACTGAGAGCATCCACCATCATGTATCACCCAGAAGGAGAATCCAGCACGGCCCCCTTTTTTTCTACTGATTCTTCTCTGAATTTGCCTGTTCTAGAAGTAGGCAGAACTGAAAATCCCACCTTCTCTTCAACTACACTTCCGAGACCTGGGGACCCTGGGGCTCCTCCTTTGCCTCCAGAGCTGCAGTTAGAAGAAGAAGGAAACTCTAGTGAGATGTTTCTTCCCTTACGATCACGCGCTGTTTTGCGGCAATGACAGTttactgccttttatttttttttaatgatgacaaaaaatattgaaaaggatATGAATCATAAAATTGCTACAGTGACTTACTAATATTGATACATGTTTTATAAAATGCAACATAAACATACTTTGTAAATAGAATTTTCTAGaataaaaagcatatttttagAGAGCTAAAGTAAGTGTTGATCATATTCAATGTTGATCATGTACTTTTcagtattttcaaatttcaaaagttTGCGATTTAGTGTTTTCACTCTCTTTGTGTGTTTAGACTAACTTTAATAGACAACATTTCTCTATTTGAGAATAGAATGTTAGACTGTGAATAATGTTTCTTCCTTGTGAGTTTGCGTTAGTAAGTTTCACAGTCTAATAGTCCTTTCCAACCATTCAGCAGTAAATTTTCAGAATTAAGCTGTTTCCATTTGGTAATAAAGCCTATCACTACTGGGAAAACTGCCAGcagacagaaaaaaatcttttccccACTTACTTGGCTTCCAGACACTTGCAAAGTCCCCTTTTGATTCAGAGGGATATCTAATGGAGTTTGAGCCGGCTAAGGTATCAATTTGCCAAAACACATGTCTTACTAATATTACTAATAAATACTACTTCCTTAAAATTGTGACATTCTttgctttatcatttttattcctaAAGAAAAATCTTAGCATAAACTTCAGTTATTTCATATAATttgatgagatttttaaaaatacttttttctgtattttttgttcCCTTTTATGAAGACCACTGTACAATTGAAATAATTAGGACAAAatggtttttgtgtgtgtatattacattctatttttaatactGTCTGGAACAAGCAGATCATTTTTTCTATGACAAAGTATGACTTATTTTACAAATTTATAAATCTTCtgctttcattgttttcattaaaTTATAATTATCTGTTTCCAGATACCTGTCTCATATATATTTCCATTACTTGCAAAAAGCAGAGATGGA includes these proteins:
- the BCL10 gene encoding B-cell lymphoma/leukemia 10 — protein: MEPTAPSLTEEDLTEVKKDALENLRVYLCEKIIAERHFDHLRAKKILSREDTEEISCRTSSRKRAGKLLDYLQENPKGLDTLVESIRREKTQNFLIQKITDEVLKLRNIKLEHLKGLKCSSCEPFPDGATNNLSRSNSDESNFSEKLRASTIMYHPEGESSTAPFFSTDSSLNLPVLEVGRTENPTFSSTTLPRPGDPGAPPLPPELQLEEEGNSSEMFLPLRSRAVLRQ